The proteins below come from a single Deltaproteobacteria bacterium PRO3 genomic window:
- a CDS encoding flippase-like domain-containing protein: MNLLKSPQFRRRLRRFFFLLGLAFFVYLVIKLKPSVLLEYLRTVGWNFFWILGLSLLWLLSYSLAWEIFLKNLSKRVNLWDIFKIKASGEAINSITPLSWGGGDPARILMLKDHIPLNEGTASVVVDRSLNNMAIALFMLLGVLITFIRFTLPPALEIGLPVALAVIVGVSGFLFYRSHEGLFSFFLDLLKKLRLKRNFSEKTLANVHEIDGHISRFYKMNRKGFVAAFGLHFLGRLAGVGEIYLAARFLGHPISFIDSYLLASMTVIINMIFVFIPGSLGVMEGAFAGVFALLKLDPAIGTSIQIVRRTRMLFWTGVGFVFMSLMKGDAGDKPNPAPAP; the protein is encoded by the coding sequence ATGAATTTATTGAAATCCCCCCAGTTCCGCCGCCGCCTCCGCCGCTTCTTCTTCCTCCTCGGCCTGGCCTTCTTCGTCTACCTGGTGATCAAACTTAAACCATCGGTATTATTAGAATATTTGCGCACGGTCGGCTGGAATTTTTTTTGGATCCTCGGGCTCAGCCTCCTTTGGTTGCTCAGTTACTCCCTGGCCTGGGAGATCTTTCTCAAAAACCTAAGTAAACGCGTCAACTTATGGGACATTTTCAAGATTAAGGCCTCGGGGGAGGCGATCAATAGCATCACCCCCTTGAGCTGGGGGGGAGGCGACCCGGCGCGCATCTTGATGCTCAAAGACCACATCCCGCTCAACGAGGGGACCGCCTCGGTCGTGGTGGACCGCAGCCTCAACAACATGGCCATCGCCCTGTTTATGCTGCTGGGCGTCCTGATCACCTTCATCCGCTTCACCCTGCCCCCGGCCCTGGAAATCGGGCTGCCCGTCGCCTTGGCGGTCATCGTGGGGGTCTCGGGCTTCCTCTTCTATCGCTCCCATGAGGGCCTGTTCAGCTTCTTCCTCGACCTGCTGAAGAAACTGCGCCTGAAGCGGAACTTTTCGGAAAAGACCCTGGCCAACGTCCACGAGATCGACGGGCACATCTCCCGCTTCTATAAAATGAACCGCAAGGGCTTCGTCGCGGCCTTCGGACTTCACTTTCTGGGCCGCCTGGCCGGCGTCGGCGAGATCTACCTCGCCGCCCGCTTCCTCGGCCATCCCATCTCCTTCATCGACAGCTATTTGCTGGCCTCCATGACCGTGATCATCAACATGATCTTCGTCTTCATCCCGGGCAGCCTGGGGGTGATGGAGGGCGCCTTCGCGGGCGTCTTCGCCCTGCTGAAGCTCGATCCGGCCATCGGCACCTCGATCCAGATCGTCCGCCGCACCCGCATGCTGTTCTGGACCGGCGTGGGCTTCGTTTTCATGTCCCTGATGAAAGGGGACGCGGGCGACAAACCGAATCCCGCGCCCGCGCCGTAA
- a CDS encoding CDP-alcohol phosphatidyltransferase family protein yields MSKIAFPLNLLRLSPDEQATSGKILAGTDAWIARNINKRISLPISILLARAGVTPNQITLFNLLLGILSGVIAAFGGYPHLLAAGILFQLVSIIDGCDGEVAKLNQKATKFGAWFDTVGDNLSFVVFITGVTFGLYQETHAAWILNLAKLSLFSFAILLSIMISYLIQQKGASASLVTYEKEVVSAKAKKQNPIVAKLVFYGKFLVKKDFFAFLFFSLAVVDLPQAIVFFAALGTSAVAVVLSVITFNGYRARKALAAKAVATEEAPGVSH; encoded by the coding sequence ATGAGCAAAATCGCCTTTCCACTGAATCTACTCCGACTCAGCCCCGACGAGCAGGCCACCAGCGGCAAAATCCTCGCGGGCACCGACGCCTGGATCGCCCGAAATATCAATAAACGGATTTCCCTCCCGATCAGCATCCTGCTGGCCCGGGCGGGCGTGACCCCCAACCAGATCACTCTGTTCAACCTGCTCTTGGGGATCCTCTCGGGCGTGATCGCCGCCTTCGGCGGCTACCCCCACCTCTTGGCGGCGGGCATTCTCTTCCAGCTGGTCTCGATCATCGACGGCTGCGACGGCGAGGTGGCCAAGCTCAACCAAAAGGCCACCAAGTTCGGCGCCTGGTTCGACACCGTGGGCGACAACCTCTCCTTCGTCGTCTTCATCACCGGCGTGACCTTCGGGCTGTACCAAGAGACCCACGCGGCCTGGATCCTCAACCTGGCCAAGCTCTCGTTGTTTTCCTTCGCGATCCTGCTCAGCATCATGATCAGCTACCTGATCCAGCAGAAGGGGGCCTCCGCCTCGCTGGTGACTTACGAGAAAGAGGTCGTCAGCGCCAAGGCGAAGAAGCAAAATCCGATCGTCGCCAAGCTGGTCTTCTACGGAAAATTCCTGGTGAAGAAGGATTTCTTCGCCTTCCTGTTTTTCTCCCTGGCGGTGGTCGACCTGCCGCAGGCCATCGTCTTTTTTGCGGCGCTGGGCACCAGCGCCGTCGCCGTCGTGCTCTCGGTGATCACCTTCAACGGCTATCGGGCCCGCAAGGCCCTGGCCGCCAAGGCCGTTGCCACCGAGGAGGCCCCGGGGGTGTCGCACTGA
- a CDS encoding HAD family hydrolase, protein MPDSPQKKSVCVFDFDGTLVDSMGGFADLAAQLIAEAYDWPRDESREAYLRTSGLPFFQQLEVLFPGDARNAATAAAFEARKQEGYFGRPFFQDVPAAITGLQERGLRAVVSSNNGQELVEAYLERRSKPRFDLVLGFKKGFAKGKAHFERVLQHFGLKASEMLFVGDSLHDARQALEFGVDFVGRVGTFRREQFQQVHPRAATVRGLDELMGVLCR, encoded by the coding sequence ATGCCGGACAGTCCCCAAAAAAAATCGGTCTGCGTCTTCGATTTCGACGGCACCCTCGTCGACTCGATGGGTGGCTTCGCCGACCTGGCCGCCCAGCTGATCGCCGAGGCCTACGACTGGCCCCGCGACGAGTCCCGCGAGGCCTACCTGCGCACCTCCGGACTGCCTTTCTTCCAGCAGCTCGAGGTCTTGTTTCCCGGCGACGCCCGCAACGCAGCGACCGCCGCCGCCTTCGAGGCGCGCAAGCAGGAAGGTTATTTCGGGCGCCCCTTCTTCCAGGACGTCCCCGCGGCGATAACCGGCCTGCAAGAGCGGGGGCTGCGCGCGGTGGTCTCCTCCAACAACGGGCAAGAATTGGTCGAGGCCTACCTCGAACGCCGGTCCAAGCCGCGCTTCGACCTGGTGCTGGGTTTCAAGAAGGGCTTCGCGAAGGGCAAGGCCCACTTCGAGAGGGTTCTCCAGCATTTCGGCCTGAAGGCCTCCGAGATGCTCTTCGTCGGCGATTCGCTGCACGACGCTCGCCAGGCGCTGGAGTTCGGCGTCGATTTCGTCGGGAGGGTGGGGACCTTCCGCCGAGAGCAATTCCAACAAGTGCATCCGCGGGCCGCGACCGTGCGCGGGCTCGACGAGCTCATGGGGGTATTATGCAGGTAG
- a CDS encoding radical SAM protein: protein MMRPNFIQRVRYSPWFTQLVVIRRCNLSCTYCNEFDQASDPVPLETLKARARKLKELGAYSINLTGGEPTMHPGLPELIRYCRRELKFLNTSMITNGFYLKKELIESLNDAGLQAMQISIDGVKPNDVTVKVLDSLRKRLGYLKDYAKFEVVVSGVIGSCPPQETFEVIQFAKEQGFKPRVLIIHDQDGQVKLNDEQLAVFERIKKLIPKSFPEFTDYRYEMIRTGSAPFKCRAGSRYLYVDENGVVSWCSQTRDAFRKDLMDYSFEDLKREFYTYKSCQDKCTLGCVRAASSVDNWRRQDAPGTLDPAVSNGAI, encoded by the coding sequence ATGATGCGTCCGAACTTCATCCAAAGAGTGCGTTATTCGCCCTGGTTCACCCAGCTGGTGGTGATCCGCCGCTGCAACTTGAGCTGCACTTACTGCAACGAGTTCGACCAGGCCTCCGACCCCGTCCCGCTCGAGACGCTGAAGGCGCGGGCCCGCAAGTTGAAAGAGCTGGGCGCCTACTCGATCAACCTGACGGGCGGCGAGCCGACCATGCACCCCGGCCTCCCCGAGCTGATCCGCTATTGCCGCCGCGAGCTGAAATTTCTCAACACCTCGATGATCACCAACGGCTTCTATTTGAAGAAAGAGCTGATCGAATCGCTCAACGACGCGGGCCTCCAGGCCATGCAGATCTCCATCGACGGGGTGAAGCCCAACGACGTCACCGTCAAGGTGCTCGACAGCCTGCGCAAGCGGCTGGGCTATCTCAAGGACTACGCCAAATTCGAGGTGGTGGTCTCGGGGGTGATCGGCTCTTGCCCGCCGCAGGAGACCTTCGAGGTCATTCAGTTCGCGAAGGAGCAGGGCTTCAAGCCGCGGGTGCTCATCATCCACGACCAGGATGGCCAGGTGAAGTTGAACGACGAGCAACTCGCGGTCTTCGAGCGGATCAAGAAGCTGATCCCGAAGAGCTTCCCCGAGTTCACCGACTACCGCTACGAGATGATCCGCACCGGCAGCGCGCCCTTCAAGTGCCGGGCCGGCAGCCGCTATCTCTACGTCGACGAGAACGGCGTGGTCAGCTGGTGCTCGCAGACGCGCGACGCCTTCCGCAAGGACTTGATGGACTATTCCTTCGAGGACCTGAAGCGCGAGTTCTACACCTACAAATCCTGCCAGGACAAATGCACGCTGGGCTGCGTCCGCGCGGCGAGCTCGGTGGATAATTGGCGGCGGCAGGATGCGCCGGGCACCCTCGATCCCGCCGTTTCCAACGGCGCCATCTGA